In the genome of Notamacropus eugenii isolate mMacEug1 chromosome 5, mMacEug1.pri_v2, whole genome shotgun sequence, one region contains:
- the LOC140503348 gene encoding cytosolic phospholipase A2 gamma-like isoform X8, which yields MVTYIAGVSGSTWCMSSLYSQSDGWKDLEKAENELRRRLKEDSWDLSVSEDKLCEAAERDDYSLTDFWSYSVVYYLTKELLDTCLSCASEESEMGTVPYPIFATIDHYLKFGGKEKILNAWFEFTPDWAGYSTLGSSTPGAYVSTTHCGSEFEGGKLIKQKPERDFSYLRGLCGSALADMNTNLITIWDNIWKFIFGSDTQEKMPITDPEGVMKAIKDQLFNLISSFVINGHCSGDSLKNLQCIMTGNKQFSDAETLTEQMMGHLHEASPHQQRQFILDLLEKTFQPYLDKKSSSFSSFVKKTCHCILHWKWGTTNNFLYKYGDSGDKFLTDQKNMYLMDAGLAINSAYPLVLPPVRNTEIILSFDFSEGDPFETIKATEKYCKACCIPFPPVDDFKLDQEAKAPSDFYIFEGENAPVVMHFPLFNKVNCGSEEVIEHRHKTYSTFHFRNYSDTEVSQLLEDSKANVRNNKDRIFMNICKLAEAIS from the exons ATGGTCACATACATTGCAGGGGTGTCTGGCTCCACCTG GTGCATGTCCTCCCTCTATAGCCAGAGTGATGGGTGGAAAGACCtggagaaggcagaaaatgaaCTCAGGaggcggctgaaggaggactccTGGGATTTATCTGTCTCTGAGGATAAGCTCTGTGAGGCTGCAGAGAGGGACGACTATTCCCTCACTGACTTCTGGTCCTATTCTGTTGTCTACTACCTTACAAAGGAA CTTCTAGATACCTGCCTGTCCTGTGCGAGTGAAGAGTCTGAGATGGGTACTGTGCCATATCCCATATTTGCCACCATCGACCATTACCTCAAGTTTGGTGGAAAGGAGAAGATTCTGA ATGCCTGGTTTGAATTCACTCCTGATTGGGCTGGCTACTCCACACTTGGCTCTTCAACTCCTGGTGCTTATGTCTCTACCACTCATTGTGGGAGCGAGTTTGAAGGAGGGAAGCTCATCAAACAAAAACCTGAAAGGGATTTCTCCTACCTGCGAG GATTGTGTGGCAGTGCTCTGGCTGACATGAATACTAATCTCATAACCATCTGGG ATAACATCTGGAAATTTATCTTTGGTTCAGACACCCAGGAAAAAATGCCAATTACTGATCCTGAAG GAGTTATGAAAGCCATCAAGGATCAACTATTCAACTTGATTTCCAGCTTTGTAATAAATGGACACTGTTCAGGAGACAGCCTGAAAAATCTTCAGTGCATAATGACAG GGAATAAACAGTTTTCTGATGCTGAAACTCTGACTGAACAGATGATGGGGCACTTGCATGAGGCCTCTCCACATCAACAGAGGCAGTTCATTTTGGACTTACTGGAAAAGACCTTCCAACCATATTTGGACAAAAAAA gCAGCTCTTTCTCAAGTTTTGTCAAAAAGACCTGTCACTGTATCTTACACTGGAAGTGGGGAACAACAAATAACTTTCTGTATAAATATg gtgaCAGTGGCGACAAGTTTCTTACAGaccagaaaaatatgtatttgatGGATGCTGGCTTGGCTATCAATTCTGCCTATCCCCTGGTCCTTCCCCCAGTTCGGAACACTGAGATCATCCTCTCCTTTGACTTCAGTGAAGGGGATCCATTTGAG ACAATCAAGGCCACAGAAAAGTACTGCAAAGCCTGCTGTATCCCTTTCCCTCCAGTGGATGACTTTAAGCTTGACCAAGAAGCCAAGGCTCCCTCTGACTTCTACATCTTTGAAGGGGAGAATGCGCCTGTGGTCATGCACTTCCCACTTTTTAATAAAGTGAATTGTGGCAGTGAAG aggtcattgagcaCAGACATAAGACATATTCAACATTCCACTTCAGAAACTATTCTGATACTGAGGTGAGTCAACTCCTGGAAGACTCGAAGGCAAATGTCAGAAACAACAAGGATCGTATCTTCATGAACATCTGTAAACTTGCAGAGGCAATCTCATAG
- the LOC140503348 gene encoding cytosolic phospholipase A2 gamma-like isoform X6: protein MSDRSSCDQWRLRRQQAWLYPRASTSLCLLQQVICSAKSQPGTCDESSDIRIHFGISDKEKAAMKNRGKHISKALKSLGLNARKVPVVSVLVSGGGLRAAIACQGVLSELSHVGLLDMVTYIAGVSGSTWCMSSLYSQSDGWKDLEKAENELRRRLKEDSWDLSVSEDKLCEAAERDDYSLTDFWSYSVVYYLTKELLDTCLSCASEESEMGTVPYPIFATIDHYLKFGGKEKILNAWFEFTPDWAGYSTLGSSTPGAYVSTTHCGSEFEGGKLIKQKPERDFSYLRGLCGSALADMNTNLITIWDNIWKFIFGSDTQEKMPITDPEGVMKAIKDQLFNLISSFVINGHCSGDSLKNLQCIMTGNKQFSDAETLTEQMMGHLHEASPHQQRQFILDLLEKTFQPYLDKKSSSFSSFVKKTCHCILHWKWGTTNNFLYKYGDSGDKFLTDQKNMYLMDAGLAINSAYPLVLPPVRNTEIILSFDFSEGDPFETIKATEKYCKACCIPFPPVDDFKLDQEAKAPSDFYIFEGENAPVVMHFPLFNKVNCGSEGVGEPVEFIE, encoded by the exons ATCATCCTGTGATCAGTGGAGGTTGAGAAGACAGCAGGCATGGCTATACCCCAG GGCCTCTACCAGCCTCTGTCTCTTGCAGCAAGTTATCTGCAGTGCCAAGAGTCAACCTGGCACATGTGATGAAAG TTCTGACATCAGGATCCATTTTGGAATCTCAGACAAAGAGAAGGCAGCAATGAAAAATCGAGGGAAGCATATCTCGAAAGCCCTGAAGAGCTTGGGCCTCAATGCCAGAAAG GTCCCTGTGGTTTCTGTGCTGGTCTCTGGTGGGGGCCTGAGAGCTGCCATAGCCTGCCAAGGTGTCCTTAGTGAACTGAGCCATGTGGGGCTCCTGGACATGGTCACATACATTGCAGGGGTGTCTGGCTCCACCTG GTGCATGTCCTCCCTCTATAGCCAGAGTGATGGGTGGAAAGACCtggagaaggcagaaaatgaaCTCAGGaggcggctgaaggaggactccTGGGATTTATCTGTCTCTGAGGATAAGCTCTGTGAGGCTGCAGAGAGGGACGACTATTCCCTCACTGACTTCTGGTCCTATTCTGTTGTCTACTACCTTACAAAGGAA CTTCTAGATACCTGCCTGTCCTGTGCGAGTGAAGAGTCTGAGATGGGTACTGTGCCATATCCCATATTTGCCACCATCGACCATTACCTCAAGTTTGGTGGAAAGGAGAAGATTCTGA ATGCCTGGTTTGAATTCACTCCTGATTGGGCTGGCTACTCCACACTTGGCTCTTCAACTCCTGGTGCTTATGTCTCTACCACTCATTGTGGGAGCGAGTTTGAAGGAGGGAAGCTCATCAAACAAAAACCTGAAAGGGATTTCTCCTACCTGCGAG GATTGTGTGGCAGTGCTCTGGCTGACATGAATACTAATCTCATAACCATCTGGG ATAACATCTGGAAATTTATCTTTGGTTCAGACACCCAGGAAAAAATGCCAATTACTGATCCTGAAG GAGTTATGAAAGCCATCAAGGATCAACTATTCAACTTGATTTCCAGCTTTGTAATAAATGGACACTGTTCAGGAGACAGCCTGAAAAATCTTCAGTGCATAATGACAG GGAATAAACAGTTTTCTGATGCTGAAACTCTGACTGAACAGATGATGGGGCACTTGCATGAGGCCTCTCCACATCAACAGAGGCAGTTCATTTTGGACTTACTGGAAAAGACCTTCCAACCATATTTGGACAAAAAAA gCAGCTCTTTCTCAAGTTTTGTCAAAAAGACCTGTCACTGTATCTTACACTGGAAGTGGGGAACAACAAATAACTTTCTGTATAAATATg gtgaCAGTGGCGACAAGTTTCTTACAGaccagaaaaatatgtatttgatGGATGCTGGCTTGGCTATCAATTCTGCCTATCCCCTGGTCCTTCCCCCAGTTCGGAACACTGAGATCATCCTCTCCTTTGACTTCAGTGAAGGGGATCCATTTGAG ACAATCAAGGCCACAGAAAAGTACTGCAAAGCCTGCTGTATCCCTTTCCCTCCAGTGGATGACTTTAAGCTTGACCAAGAAGCCAAGGCTCCCTCTGACTTCTACATCTTTGAAGGGGAGAATGCGCCTGTGGTCATGCACTTCCCACTTTTTAATAAAGTGAATTGTGGCAGTGAAG GTGTtggggagccagtggagtttattgaatga